In a single window of the Phaenicophaeus curvirostris isolate KB17595 chromosome W unlocalized genomic scaffold, BPBGC_Pcur_1.0 scaffold_34, whole genome shotgun sequence genome:
- the LOC138733782 gene encoding uncharacterized protein — MDVSTADTDVSTADTVTLTTQGVHKVPLDAWGPIGNGLSALLIGRSSATIQGLMVHVGVIDADYEGQIYAMVFTSTQPVTLEKGTRIAQLVPFMSCVPRAEQVTRGTGAFGSTGQPQVLWMQTLSDS; from the coding sequence ATGGATGTATCCACCGCCGACACGGATGTATCCACCGCCGACACAGTAACTCTAACAACACAAGGGGTGCATAAGGTTCCCTTGGATGCTTGGGGACCCATCGGAAATGGACTAAGTGCATTATTAATTGGACGATCAAGTGCTACTATACAAGGACTTATGGTACATGTGGGAGTCATTGATGCTGACTATGAGGGACAAATTTATGCTATGGTTTTCACATCCACTCAACCTGTTACATTGGAAAAAGGCACTCGCATTGCTCAACTTGTACCTTTTATGAGTTGTGTCCCTAGGGCTGAACAGGTCACCCGAGGCACTGGAGCATTTGGATCCACCGGACAACCACAAGTGCTTTGGATGCAAACACTGTCCGACAGTTGA